A single region of the Pseudomonas sp. VD-NE ins genome encodes:
- a CDS encoding NAD(P)-dependent oxidoreductase gives MKVLVTGATGFVGRHLVVALLARGCDVRAVARNAETAQGMPWINDVEFISADIHAPDLDVAALVKGIDALAHLAWPGLPNYRALFHFEHNLMADYRFIKSAVEAGVQQVLVTGTCFEYGLQSGPISENTEPQPSNPYGLAKHTLHLFLQNLQQQHPFTLQWTRLFYLHGEGQNPNSLLAALDRAIDAGEASFNMSAGEQLRDFLPIERAAGYLSAILQKTGFNGVINCASGQPVSVRALVEQRLRERDVSLHLNLGHYPYPTHEPLAFWAVTERLQQLLGELQ, from the coding sequence ATGTTCGCGCCGTGGCGCGTAACGCAGAAACCGCGCAAGGCATGCCGTGGATCAACGACGTCGAGTTCATCAGCGCCGATATTCACGCGCCTGATCTGGATGTCGCAGCACTGGTAAAAGGCATCGATGCACTGGCGCATCTGGCCTGGCCGGGCTTGCCGAACTACCGGGCGCTGTTCCATTTCGAACACAATCTGATGGCCGATTACCGCTTTATCAAAAGCGCGGTCGAGGCGGGCGTGCAGCAGGTGCTGGTCACCGGCACCTGTTTCGAATACGGCCTGCAAAGCGGCCCAATCAGTGAAAACACCGAGCCGCAGCCGAGCAATCCTTACGGTCTGGCCAAGCACACGCTGCACCTGTTTTTGCAAAATCTGCAGCAGCAGCATCCGTTTACTTTGCAGTGGACGCGCCTGTTCTATCTGCATGGCGAAGGGCAAAACCCCAACAGTCTGTTGGCCGCACTGGACCGGGCGATCGATGCCGGTGAAGCGTCGTTCAACATGTCCGCCGGTGAGCAGCTGCGCGATTTTCTGCCGATTGAACGCGCTGCCGGTTACCTCTCCGCGATCCTGCAAAAAACCGGCTTCAACGGCGTGATCAATTGCGCCAGCGGCCAACCGGTGTCCGTGCGTGCGTTGGTCGAACAACGCCTGCGCGAACGCGACGTGTCGCTGCATCTGAACCTCGGCCACTACCCATACCCAACCCACGAACCGCTGGCGTTCTGGGCGGTGACCGAGCGTTTGCAACAGTTACTGGGAGAGCTGCAATGA
- a CDS encoding class I SAM-dependent methyltransferase, protein MKHELYRVTDLPVLQNRTFADAASAQASASADMLLVQDERSGLIYNAAFDADKLSYDADYQNEQAHSGQFQKHLSDVEGIIAKHFKGQELIEVGCGKGYFLELLKGLGYAITGIDPAYEGESADVIKAPFTRGLGLAADAIVLRHVLEHIQDPVSFLAEIANANQGGQIYIEVPCFDWIIEHKAWFDLFYEHVNYFRLDDLRRMFGTVHEAGHLFGGQYLYIVADLATLRLTPEQPVPRLTLPDGFTASLDRAVQIIQSAPEQGSAIWGASSKGVIYSLFLQRAGVAVDRVVDINPAKQGRYLPLSGARVSSPQEAMDALPEGAHLFVMNSNYLEEIKRMTGGRYVYHAVDSASFQ, encoded by the coding sequence ATGAAGCACGAGTTGTACCGGGTCACCGACCTGCCAGTGTTGCAGAACCGCACCTTTGCCGATGCCGCATCGGCACAGGCCTCGGCCAGTGCCGACATGCTGTTGGTGCAGGACGAGCGCAGCGGTTTGATCTACAACGCCGCGTTTGACGCCGACAAACTCAGCTACGACGCCGATTACCAGAACGAGCAGGCGCATTCCGGCCAGTTCCAGAAGCATTTGAGTGACGTCGAAGGCATCATCGCCAAGCACTTCAAGGGTCAGGAACTGATCGAAGTCGGCTGCGGCAAGGGCTACTTTCTGGAGTTGCTCAAGGGCCTCGGTTATGCGATCACCGGCATCGATCCGGCTTACGAAGGCGAAAGCGCCGACGTGATCAAGGCGCCGTTCACTCGCGGTCTTGGTCTGGCGGCCGATGCCATCGTGCTGCGCCATGTGCTGGAGCATATTCAGGATCCGGTGAGCTTCCTCGCCGAAATCGCCAATGCCAATCAGGGCGGGCAGATCTACATCGAAGTGCCGTGCTTCGACTGGATTATCGAGCACAAAGCCTGGTTCGACCTGTTCTACGAACACGTCAATTATTTCCGCCTCGATGACCTGCGCCGGATGTTCGGCACTGTGCACGAAGCCGGGCACCTGTTCGGTGGCCAATACCTGTACATCGTCGCTGACCTTGCGACGTTGCGCCTGACCCCGGAACAACCGGTGCCGCGCCTGACGCTGCCTGACGGGTTTACCGCCAGCCTCGATCGTGCGGTGCAGATCATTCAGTCGGCGCCTGAGCAGGGTTCCGCGATCTGGGGCGCCTCGTCCAAAGGCGTGATCTATTCGCTGTTCCTGCAACGCGCAGGTGTCGCGGTGGATCGCGTGGTGGATATCAACCCGGCCAAACAGGGGCGTTATCTGCCGCTGAGTGGTGCCCGCGTTTCTTCACCGCAAGAGGCGATGGACGCGCTGCCTGAAGGTGCCCACCTGTTTGTGATGAATTCCAATTACCTCGAAGAGATCAAGCGGATGACCGGTGGACGCTACGTCTATCACGCCGTCGACAGCGCTTCGTTTCAGTGA
- a CDS encoding cephalosporin hydroxylase family protein gives MTDNSINQAFEAECREQIAQQGDDQKLTGLARDFFNQSAKHKYSYHFSWMGRPIIQLPQDMMAMQEIIWQVKPDLVIECGIAHGGSIIYYASLLELQGHGEVLGIDLDIRPHNREAIESHPMAKRIKMIEGSSIDAGIAAQVQAAAKGKKVILVLDSNHTHDHVLEELRLYAPLVSVDSYCVVMDTVVEDMPADFFPDRPWGPGDNPKTAVWKYLEENQDFEIDQQLQNKLLITVAPDGYLRRVR, from the coding sequence ATGACCGACAACAGCATCAACCAAGCCTTCGAAGCCGAGTGCCGGGAACAGATTGCCCAGCAGGGTGACGACCAGAAACTCACCGGCCTGGCCCGCGATTTCTTCAATCAATCGGCCAAGCACAAATACAGCTACCACTTCTCGTGGATGGGCCGTCCGATCATCCAGTTGCCACAAGACATGATGGCCATGCAGGAAATCATCTGGCAGGTCAAACCGGATCTGGTGATCGAGTGCGGCATCGCCCACGGCGGCTCGATCATCTACTACGCCTCGTTGCTGGAACTGCAAGGCCACGGCGAAGTGCTGGGCATCGACCTCGACATTCGCCCGCACAACCGCGAAGCGATCGAAAGCCACCCGATGGCCAAGCGCATCAAGATGATCGAAGGTTCGAGCATCGACGCCGGCATTGCCGCCCAGGTGCAGGCTGCGGCCAAAGGCAAGAAAGTCATTCTGGTACTCGACTCCAACCACACCCACGATCACGTCCTAGAAGAACTGCGTCTGTACGCTCCACTGGTGTCGGTCGACAGCTACTGCGTGGTCATGGACACCGTGGTTGAAGACATGCCGGCCGATTTCTTCCCGGATCGTCCATGGGGCCCGGGCGACAACCCGAAAACCGCCGTGTGGAAATACCTGGAAGAGAACCAGGATTTCGAGATCGACCAGCAGTTGCAGAACAAGCTGTTGATCACCGTGGCGCCGGACGGCTATCTGCGTCGCGTCCGTTAA
- a CDS encoding TIGR00180 family glycosyltransferase has product MQGKYSSELALPLNELLTVVLITHNRPAFLRRAVKYYSSLPCKIMVLDSTPERPEGDFSSVDYHHVPQFAYWGMQAKLAYGVEQLTTPYMVLAADDDFILHDSLTESVGFLHANPDYGMCHGYCLMYLTLAGGVSYYRRDKKVQEDYCAEKAEDRVVDYMSQYIPPFYAVTRTDLMKSWHSALPPGTSFQWQEIGHVYYLLASAKARILPMPYVVREINYGASEHSTEVYHSLTYVDTKSVAEREAFAEFLAALPTEIKDLDTEQGKAFALQSFEAMVDSLQSGRALTAELIIQSTWNQELKYPDRRFGPLQYVEMPFYNEAFFDRLAQFEFMLHAMPAGRIQLEGLEGIWTRQAHLLQARNNDTPESVLDRLWQAHDLNAFNRTVVKRLAAQLASMGEAQEAQDMQAWIERLEALTVEDHHAVMDKMQSGRLLKWLAARRPGGQQVEAISQHLAQNGGGPQFGIFLLDLDDDIDKLQVSLDSLLEGQCKAFRIVVFTTGEAPAATTAQNTLHFVRVTPGNLVDKLNQSARESPCDWLLLAEAGDEFTASGLLRASLELMNAGDCRAVSTDEIQRQENGALLDVFRPGFNLDLLLSLPALMARHWLVRRDALVEVGGYRADFSKALELDVLLRLIEEHGLNSLAHLDEPLLITEAPELVENPDERLALLRHLGNRGYKAKVTSAVPGVYQIDYHHSDRPLVSIIIPAGNDLAALQRCVEGVLLRTRYHQYEVLIAATADQVAEVNDWLGTYRHSKVQVLRTDRALSETALYNAASRQVRGEYLVLLAADAEVVNPNWLDSLLNHALRPEVGVVGPKLIDRDRKISQAGLILGMNGGVGSAFVGEKHDADGYLHRLAVGQNYSAVSSVCLMVRKDLFDALGGLDDSTFNDGFSDVDLCLSAAQAGYLTVWTPAVQVIHQGELPQAPKALAALKEKWAAAFAQDQAYNANLSLDGKGFALNASAALDWPQLLA; this is encoded by the coding sequence ATGCAAGGCAAGTACAGTTCTGAACTGGCGCTACCGCTCAACGAGCTATTGACGGTGGTGCTGATTACTCACAATCGTCCGGCGTTTCTGCGCCGGGCGGTGAAGTATTACAGCAGCTTGCCCTGCAAAATCATGGTGCTGGACTCCACACCGGAACGTCCCGAAGGCGATTTTTCCAGCGTCGATTATCACCATGTGCCGCAATTCGCTTACTGGGGCATGCAGGCCAAACTGGCTTATGGCGTGGAGCAATTGACCACGCCTTACATGGTGCTGGCGGCCGACGACGATTTCATCCTGCACGATTCGCTGACCGAGTCCGTAGGCTTTCTGCATGCCAATCCGGATTACGGCATGTGCCACGGCTATTGCCTGATGTACCTGACGTTGGCCGGTGGTGTCAGCTACTACCGCCGCGACAAGAAGGTTCAGGAAGACTATTGCGCCGAGAAGGCTGAGGATCGGGTCGTCGATTACATGAGCCAGTACATCCCGCCGTTCTACGCGGTGACCCGTACTGATCTGATGAAGAGCTGGCACTCGGCGCTGCCGCCGGGCACCAGTTTCCAGTGGCAGGAAATCGGCCATGTCTACTACCTGCTGGCCAGTGCCAAAGCGCGGATTCTGCCGATGCCTTATGTGGTACGGGAGATCAACTATGGCGCGTCCGAACACAGCACTGAGGTGTATCACTCGCTGACCTACGTCGATACCAAGTCAGTGGCAGAGCGTGAAGCGTTTGCCGAATTCCTCGCCGCGCTGCCGACTGAAATCAAGGATCTTGATACCGAGCAGGGCAAGGCGTTCGCCCTGCAAAGTTTCGAAGCGATGGTTGACAGCCTGCAATCGGGTCGGGCGCTGACGGCGGAACTGATCATCCAGTCCACCTGGAATCAGGAACTCAAGTATCCGGATCGCCGGTTCGGGCCGTTGCAGTACGTCGAAATGCCGTTCTACAACGAGGCGTTCTTCGACCGCTTGGCGCAGTTCGAATTCATGCTGCACGCCATGCCGGCGGGGCGTATTCAACTGGAAGGACTTGAGGGTATCTGGACCCGTCAGGCGCATTTGCTTCAGGCGCGCAACAATGACACACCGGAAAGCGTGCTTGATCGTTTGTGGCAGGCCCATGACCTGAATGCGTTCAATCGCACGGTGGTCAAACGTCTCGCCGCTCAACTGGCGTCGATGGGCGAAGCTCAAGAAGCGCAAGACATGCAGGCATGGATCGAGCGTCTCGAAGCGTTGACCGTTGAAGATCATCATGCGGTCATGGACAAGATGCAGTCCGGTCGCTTGCTCAAGTGGCTGGCTGCGCGCCGGCCGGGCGGGCAGCAGGTCGAGGCGATCAGCCAACATCTGGCGCAGAATGGCGGTGGCCCGCAGTTCGGCATTTTCCTGCTGGATCTGGACGACGATATCGACAAGCTCCAGGTCTCTCTCGACAGTTTGCTGGAAGGGCAGTGCAAGGCCTTCCGGATTGTCGTGTTCACCACCGGCGAAGCGCCGGCCGCCACCACCGCGCAGAACACCTTGCACTTTGTTCGGGTGACACCGGGCAATCTGGTCGACAAGCTCAATCAGAGTGCGCGTGAATCGCCGTGCGACTGGCTGCTGTTGGCTGAGGCCGGCGATGAGTTCACCGCCAGCGGCCTGTTGCGCGCCAGTCTGGAGCTGATGAACGCCGGCGATTGCCGTGCGGTGTCCACAGACGAAATCCAGCGCCAGGAAAACGGAGCACTGCTGGACGTGTTCCGTCCGGGCTTCAATCTTGACTTGTTGCTCAGCCTGCCAGCCTTGATGGCGCGGCACTGGCTGGTGCGCCGCGATGCGCTGGTGGAAGTCGGTGGTTACCGCGCCGACTTCAGCAAGGCGCTGGAACTTGACGTGCTGTTACGTCTGATCGAAGAGCATGGCCTCAACAGCCTCGCTCACCTCGATGAGCCGTTGCTGATTACCGAGGCGCCGGAGCTGGTCGAGAACCCTGACGAGCGTCTCGCGTTGCTGCGTCATTTGGGCAATCGCGGCTACAAAGCCAAGGTCACTTCGGCAGTACCGGGGGTTTACCAGATTGATTATCACCACAGTGATCGCCCGCTGGTGTCGATCATTATTCCTGCGGGTAACGATCTGGCAGCGCTGCAACGCTGCGTCGAAGGTGTGCTGCTGCGCACCCGCTATCACCAATATGAAGTGCTGATCGCCGCCACGGCGGATCAGGTGGCTGAGGTCAATGACTGGCTGGGCACTTATCGGCATTCGAAAGTCCAGGTGCTGCGTACCGATCGGGCATTGAGCGAAACGGCCTTGTACAACGCGGCCAGCCGCCAGGTGCGAGGCGAATATCTGGTGCTGTTGGCCGCCGATGCCGAAGTGGTCAATCCAAACTGGCTCGACTCTCTGCTCAATCATGCCCTGCGCCCGGAGGTCGGCGTGGTCGGCCCGAAACTGATCGACCGTGATCGCAAGATCAGCCAGGCCGGCCTGATCCTGGGCATGAACGGTGGTGTCGGTTCGGCCTTCGTCGGCGAAAAACACGATGCCGACGGTTACCTGCATCGCCTGGCGGTAGGGCAGAATTATTCGGCGGTATCGAGCGTCTGCCTGATGGTGCGCAAAGATCTGTTCGACGCACTGGGCGGTCTCGACGACAGCACCTTCAACGACGGCTTCAGCGACGTCGATCTGTGCCTGAGCGCGGCTCAGGCCGGTTATCTGACAGTCTGGACGCCAGCGGTGCAGGTCATCCATCAGGGCGAGTTGCCGCAGGCACCGAAAGCGCTCGCGGCCCTGAAGGAAAAATGGGCAGCCGCTTTCGCCCAGGATCAGGCCTACAACGCCAACCTGAGCCTGGACGGCAAAGGTTTCGCGCTCAATGCCAGCGCTGCGCTGGACTGGCCACAGTTGCTTGCTTAA
- the pseB gene encoding UDP-N-acetylglucosamine 4,6-dehydratase (inverting) produces MFNGKSIFISGGTGSFGRKFIARLLEQYQPKRVVVFSRDELKQYEMQQTFNAPCMRYFIGDVRDADRLRQAMRGIDYVVHAAALKQVPAAEYNPTECIRTNVNGAENIIAAAIDNGVKKVVALSTDKAASPINLYGATKLLSDKLFVAANNIAGEQETRFAVVRYGNVAGSRGSVVPFFSKLITDGATELPITDERMTRFWITLDHGVQFVLDSFARMHGGEVFVPKIPSIRIVDLARGMAEHLPHKNVGIRPGEKLHELMVPLDDARMTLEFEDHYTIQPSIRFTSVDVDFAVDKVGERGRAVSEDFEYRSDTNPHFLSVGQIADLHAKLSV; encoded by the coding sequence ATGTTCAACGGTAAATCAATCTTCATCTCCGGCGGCACCGGTTCGTTCGGGCGCAAATTCATCGCCCGACTGCTCGAGCAATACCAGCCCAAGCGCGTGGTGGTGTTCTCCCGTGACGAGTTGAAACAGTACGAAATGCAGCAGACGTTCAACGCGCCGTGCATGCGCTATTTCATTGGTGACGTGCGCGACGCCGATCGTCTGCGTCAGGCCATGCGCGGCATCGACTACGTGGTGCATGCCGCGGCGTTGAAGCAAGTGCCTGCGGCGGAATACAACCCCACCGAATGCATCCGCACCAACGTCAATGGCGCGGAGAACATCATCGCCGCTGCCATCGATAACGGCGTGAAAAAAGTCGTCGCGTTGTCCACCGACAAGGCGGCCAGCCCGATCAACCTGTACGGCGCGACCAAGTTGCTCTCGGACAAATTGTTCGTCGCCGCCAACAATATTGCCGGTGAGCAGGAAACCCGTTTTGCCGTGGTGCGCTACGGCAACGTGGCCGGCTCGCGTGGTTCGGTGGTGCCGTTCTTCAGCAAGCTGATTACCGACGGTGCTACGGAGTTGCCAATCACCGACGAGCGCATGACGCGATTCTGGATCACCCTCGACCACGGCGTGCAATTTGTCCTCGACAGCTTTGCGCGGATGCACGGTGGTGAAGTGTTCGTGCCGAAGATTCCGTCGATCCGCATCGTCGATCTGGCGCGCGGCATGGCTGAACATCTGCCGCACAAGAACGTCGGCATTCGACCCGGTGAAAAGCTCCATGAGTTGATGGTGCCGCTGGACGATGCGCGGATGACCCTTGAATTCGAGGATCACTACACCATCCAGCCGTCGATTCGCTTCACCAGCGTCGATGTCGATTTTGCCGTCGACAAAGTCGGTGAGCGGGGGCGGGCGGTCAGCGAGGATTTCGAATACCGCTCCGACACCAACCCGCATTTTCTCTCGGTCGGGCAGATCGCTGATCTGCACGCGAAGCTCTCGGTATGA
- the pseC gene encoding UDP-4-amino-4,6-dideoxy-N-acetyl-beta-L-altrosamine transaminase, whose translation MIPYGRQSLDQADIDAVVEVLQSDWLTQGPGIERFEQAMAERCQADFAVAVCNATAALHIACLAAGLGPGDRLWTTPNTFLASANCGRYCGADVDFVDIDPLTWNLDVFALEAKLDQAEQDGSLPKVLVAVAFSGQSCDMRKIAELAERYNFTVIEDASHAVGASYAGRPVGCGEFAAMTVFSFHPVKIITSAEGGMVLTNRPQLAERLQRLRSHGMTRDPQQMTEASHGPWYYQQIELGFNYRITDLQAALGWSQLGKLDDFIARRRELAARYDRLLTFLPVTLPSPQPEAQSAWHLYVIRLQTDRISLSHRQVFEGLRAAGIGVNLHYIPVHLQPYYRDLGFAEGDFPEAERYYAEAISLPLYPLLSDQQQDYVVEQLRRLTE comes from the coding sequence ATGATTCCCTACGGTCGGCAAAGCCTCGATCAGGCAGACATCGATGCCGTCGTCGAAGTGCTGCAGTCGGACTGGCTGACTCAAGGGCCGGGCATCGAGCGTTTCGAGCAGGCAATGGCCGAGCGTTGCCAGGCCGACTTCGCCGTTGCGGTGTGCAACGCCACGGCGGCGCTGCACATTGCCTGTCTGGCCGCAGGTCTGGGGCCGGGTGATCGTTTGTGGACGACGCCCAATACCTTTCTCGCCTCGGCCAACTGTGGACGTTATTGCGGCGCCGACGTCGATTTCGTCGACATCGATCCGCTGACCTGGAACCTTGATGTCTTCGCCCTCGAAGCGAAACTCGATCAGGCCGAGCAGGACGGCAGTTTGCCGAAAGTGCTGGTGGCGGTGGCGTTCTCCGGGCAGAGCTGCGACATGCGCAAGATTGCCGAACTGGCCGAGCGCTACAACTTCACCGTGATCGAAGATGCGTCTCACGCGGTCGGTGCGTCTTATGCCGGACGCCCGGTCGGTTGCGGCGAATTTGCGGCGATGACGGTGTTCAGTTTTCACCCGGTAAAAATCATCACCAGCGCCGAGGGCGGCATGGTGTTGACCAACCGCCCGCAACTGGCCGAGCGCCTGCAACGTTTGCGCAGCCACGGCATGACCCGTGATCCGCAGCAAATGACCGAGGCCAGTCATGGCCCGTGGTACTACCAACAGATCGAGCTGGGCTTCAACTACCGGATCACCGATCTGCAGGCAGCACTGGGTTGGTCGCAACTGGGCAAGCTCGACGACTTCATCGCCCGGCGTCGTGAACTGGCGGCGCGATACGATCGCTTGCTGACGTTTCTGCCGGTGACGTTGCCCAGCCCTCAGCCCGAGGCGCAATCGGCGTGGCATCTGTATGTGATTCGCTTGCAGACCGATCGCATCAGCCTCAGTCACCGTCAGGTGTTCGAAGGCTTGCGAGCCGCCGGGATCGGCGTAAACCTGCACTATATTCCTGTGCATTTGCAGCCCTACTACCGTGATCTGGGTTTTGCAGAGGGCGATTTTCCCGAGGCCGAACGTTATTACGCTGAAGCAATCAGCTTGCCGCTGTACCCATTGCTGAGTGATCAGCAGCAGGATTATGTAGTCGAGCAATTGCGTCGGCTGACCGAATAA
- a CDS encoding pseudaminic acid biosynthesis-associated methylase, giving the protein MRHLSEQEKFWQGDFGNQYVARNVGQPLVAANLALFAKALSRAAGIESLVELGTNAGNNLQALHQLLPRCELFGVEINESACAQARTLDIAQIWQGSLFDFPRERRYDLTLSKGVLIHLAPELLPTAYAQLYELSQRYILIAEYYNPAPVEVSYRGNSGKLFKRDFAGEMLDRYADLHLLDYGFVYHRDPQFPVDDITWFLLEKRP; this is encoded by the coding sequence ATGCGTCATTTGAGTGAGCAGGAAAAGTTCTGGCAGGGCGACTTCGGCAACCAGTACGTCGCGCGCAATGTCGGTCAGCCGCTAGTGGCGGCGAACCTGGCGTTGTTTGCCAAAGCGCTGAGCCGGGCTGCAGGTATCGAGAGTCTGGTTGAGCTGGGCACCAATGCCGGCAACAATTTGCAGGCGTTGCATCAACTGCTGCCGCGTTGTGAACTGTTCGGCGTCGAGATCAATGAAAGCGCTTGTGCTCAAGCTCGAACGTTGGACATTGCCCAGATCTGGCAAGGCTCGCTGTTCGATTTCCCGCGCGAGCGCCGCTACGACCTGACCCTGAGTAAAGGCGTGCTGATTCACTTGGCCCCGGAGCTGTTGCCGACCGCTTATGCGCAGTTGTATGAGTTGAGCCAGCGCTACATCCTGATCGCCGAGTATTACAATCCGGCACCGGTGGAGGTGTCCTATCGTGGCAACAGCGGCAAGCTGTTCAAGCGCGACTTTGCCGGTGAAATGCTCGATCGCTATGCCGATTTGCACTTGCTGGATTATGGTTTCGTCTATCACCGCGATCCGCAGTTTCCTGTGGACGACATCACTTGGTTCCTGTTGGAAAAGCGCCCTTGA
- the pseF gene encoding pseudaminic acid cytidylyltransferase, protein MSNVAIIPARGGSKRIPRKNLLPFDGVPMIVRSIRTALESGLFDLVVVSTDDAEIAEVARAHGAQVPFMRPAALADDFTGTAAVIVHALEQLPSFDFACCIYATAPLLQVRYLREGLELLERHADKSFAFSVCDFGFPVQRALTLDEQGALRALYPEFRNTRSQDLPKAFQDAGQFYWGRREAWLRGEVLYSPASLPVILPRHLVQDIDTPEDWKRAEYLYAALKAGGELQ, encoded by the coding sequence TTGAGCAACGTCGCAATCATCCCGGCCCGTGGCGGTAGCAAACGCATCCCGCGCAAGAACCTTTTGCCGTTCGACGGCGTGCCGATGATTGTCCGTTCGATCCGCACCGCGCTTGAGTCCGGCTTGTTCGACCTGGTGGTGGTCAGCACGGACGATGCCGAGATTGCCGAGGTGGCGCGAGCGCACGGTGCACAGGTGCCGTTCATGCGTCCGGCGGCGTTGGCCGATGATTTCACCGGCACTGCTGCGGTTATCGTGCATGCGCTGGAGCAACTGCCATCCTTCGATTTCGCTTGCTGCATTTACGCTACGGCACCGCTGTTGCAGGTGCGTTATCTACGTGAAGGCCTGGAGTTGCTGGAACGGCATGCAGACAAGTCGTTTGCGTTCTCCGTTTGCGATTTCGGCTTTCCGGTGCAACGGGCATTGACGCTGGACGAGCAGGGCGCCTTGCGCGCGTTGTATCCCGAGTTCCGCAACACCCGCTCGCAGGACCTGCCCAAAGCTTTTCAGGATGCCGGTCAGTTTTATTGGGGCCGTCGTGAGGCGTGGTTGCGCGGCGAGGTGCTCTATTCCCCAGCCAGCCTGCCGGTGATTCTGCCCCGGCATTTGGTCCAGGACATCGATACCCCCGAAGACTGGAAGCGCGCCGAATACCTTTACGCCGCGCTCAAGGCTGGTGGAGAGCTGCAATGA
- the pseG gene encoding UDP-2,4-diacetamido-2,4,6-trideoxy-beta-L-altropyranose hydrolase — protein MRVLIRADASPTIGSGHIARCLTLARVLRAQGSHVAFACRRLPGHRLEALSAEGFETFALPDRYANEDPQQAIESMLPWQADIDALGSQLEGQAEFDWIIVDHYGLDHHWQTAARRWAHRIAAVDDLATRRYSVDLLLNQNLSGLSENYAPLLPEGCRTLLGPRYALLREEFNCPAIEIKPKARRVLVNFGGFDAAMQTRHAMLALADFTELQVDFVAGADNPAWAQMQALAETRPNWRLHSFVSDFYQRMSEADLFVGAGGGTSWERAALGLPTICIAVSNNQQANGEVMAVTGTHVFMGAREQVSVEQLRDAIGFVADNYYLRQGLAERSRQLVDGRGALRVAAALAGAVLAIRPATLEDARLLFDGRNAETVRRWSLASAEIDWSQHVNWLTASLRNPQRLLLIAESDDGPVGVLRYDLRGFAAEVSIYLLEGRFGLGWGKALLTRGEAFVTRHWPQVTAITAQVLPGNRASLNVFHDAGFTQSACAFTRVLKDHPHD, from the coding sequence ATGAGAGTGCTGATTCGTGCCGACGCCTCGCCAACCATCGGCAGTGGCCACATTGCTCGCTGCCTGACGCTGGCGCGAGTGCTGCGCGCGCAGGGCAGTCATGTCGCCTTCGCCTGTCGACGGTTGCCGGGACATCGTCTGGAGGCATTGAGCGCCGAGGGATTCGAAACGTTCGCGCTGCCTGATCGCTACGCCAATGAAGATCCACAGCAAGCCATCGAATCGATGCTGCCGTGGCAGGCCGACATTGATGCACTGGGCTCGCAGCTTGAAGGTCAGGCCGAGTTTGACTGGATCATCGTCGACCACTACGGTCTCGATCATCATTGGCAAACCGCTGCACGGCGCTGGGCGCATCGAATTGCAGCGGTGGATGATCTTGCTACCCGGCGCTACAGCGTCGATTTGTTGCTCAATCAGAATCTTTCCGGCCTCAGTGAAAACTATGCGCCGTTGCTGCCCGAAGGTTGTCGCACGTTGCTCGGGCCGCGTTATGCGCTGTTGCGCGAAGAATTCAACTGCCCTGCCATCGAGATCAAGCCCAAGGCGCGCCGGGTACTGGTGAACTTCGGCGGATTCGATGCCGCAATGCAAACCCGCCACGCGATGCTGGCCCTGGCGGATTTCACCGAGTTGCAGGTGGACTTCGTCGCTGGCGCCGACAATCCGGCATGGGCGCAGATGCAGGCATTGGCCGAGACACGGCCGAACTGGCGTCTGCACAGTTTTGTCAGCGATTTCTACCAGCGCATGAGCGAAGCCGACCTGTTTGTCGGCGCCGGTGGCGGCACCAGTTGGGAGCGCGCAGCGTTGGGCTTGCCGACAATTTGCATTGCCGTGTCGAACAACCAGCAGGCCAACGGCGAAGTCATGGCCGTAACGGGGACACATGTTTTCATGGGCGCCCGTGAGCAGGTCAGTGTCGAGCAGTTGCGCGACGCCATCGGCTTCGTCGCCGACAATTATTATTTGCGACAGGGCCTGGCCGAACGCTCGCGGCAACTGGTCGATGGACGCGGAGCGCTGCGCGTTGCTGCCGCTCTGGCCGGCGCAGTGCTGGCCATCCGTCCCGCCACGTTAGAGGATGCACGGCTGTTGTTCGATGGTCGCAATGCCGAAACGGTACGGCGTTGGTCGCTGGCGAGCGCTGAAATCGACTGGTCGCAGCACGTCAACTGGCTGACCGCCAGTCTGCGTAATCCGCAGCGTTTACTGTTGATCGCCGAATCCGATGACGGCCCGGTCGGTGTGCTGCGTTACGACCTGCGCGGGTTTGCTGCCGAAGTATCGATCTATCTGCTTGAGGGACGTTTCGGCCTGGGTTGGGGTAAGGCGCTGCTGACGCGGGGCGAAGCGTTCGTCACCCGCCACTGGCCGCAAGTGACCGCCATTACCGCTCAGGTACTGCCGGGCAATCGTGCCTCGTTGAATGTGTTTCATGACGCCGGGTTCACTCAGAGTGCCTGTGCGTTCACCCGTGTTTTGAAGGATCACCCGCATGACTAG